A part of Rhodothermales bacterium genomic DNA contains:
- a CDS encoding T9SS type A sorting domain-containing protein yields the protein MKIAFWYVIVLAAPLSALGQTCDPISVEASGFQLFTTAPGSPLGDGIDEETWWTLDFRADTTRLKEVVRLDSARLTIDIKPSQAQLNTDFLGIEDFGNYYPEEFDDLPVDVVSRVEVDLLSNWSGRELIAAILAPQENRDPPLTSQGGELLMQYNDDATISYVRLDLYSLQLCPSQCFGTSKTTASVCQLIVNVNGDESDTDLSDEACDVDPGEDGEQCTLRAAIENANQSGIASSILFSIPTPLSTEIVPISPLPELLVSVDIDAQTQQSTAVRIIGASMQVSADGLVFKGNQSTLRGVILAGFPGNGVVVSGADEFTLVSSQLAENGGNGLFVQSGVKHVIGGDRSADGNQFLENGGFGIVIENSNTSFPNDVIRANILRQNRDGGLLLDDVTGAWIGGPDRDHENLIAFHPDGAGLDIANSSGALNTGSSYSVVERLESSNNKFGVRLVASSGIRIGTPGTDFSNQISGDSAGVAIHGGSSNIILVKNRIQLSQVGVEIIDSANNRVGGLSPDSLNRIGLNDGAGVAVVGASSLGNSIRGNDLEGNGGLAIDLGNDGPTANDIGDLFSGIDTDSGPNGLLNFPAGVTSRDSAGTIIVTGMVETRDPSSTVVDLYATYDTHSSGRGEPLEYVTTVSPDAFGIFHTELTPSQLSEGRLVTAIAVASDGSTSEVSTVCADPDGDGRTDSDGDGICDTWETAGIDYDGDAKIDLDLPALGASPFRKDLFVEYDWMVEAASMGGVSHKPVAGAISDVVRAFDRSTENINLVMMASEGVPEIDLIQFSQDPVELSPLGTFDDLKWGNPISPCGTEKSDGHFGDPADRKHEECAARLGARRLVFRYLVFGHNHAHRVKSGGIAEIAGNDFLVTVGGFSPAGMRRLAGLGPKAPIRQARRIVEAGTTMHELGHTLNLLHGGGDDTNCKPNYASVMNYTLQNPGLIPTRPLDYSIDNLDALNEMSLDENVGLSGFIGRYVVYNENTGSAPQQLRVTRTNTRPIDWNGDGDLTGTNVRTDLNVVTAIEKCDVRTLELTTLHGHHDWPSLMYDFRVTGYFRDGADRPADPTRGGEMTEAEQVAAAGSFDFDGDELVNSEDNCPAVANADQADVDQDGVGDACEGEIADLSIQLAAERAWNPEEASYQTRFVLRLENLGPATARNIALVDSLDSRFSVTSIMASSGDCSVVSGGVSCGADSLAVNDTLRVEILAETNTLGPAESVATVSSLELDTNPSDNRVSTTIAVGTEDQGKFPEEFSLDQNHPNPFNPTTTIPFDIAKPGEVEITVYDVMGRQVLRADQGTLTPGRYRAAFNLSHLASGVYVYRIHVNSGNRKLFEAVNKFVLVK from the coding sequence GTGAAGATCGCTTTTTGGTACGTGATCGTACTTGCGGCGCCGCTCAGCGCCCTCGGCCAGACGTGTGATCCAATAAGCGTCGAGGCATCGGGCTTCCAGCTTTTCACGACCGCCCCCGGATCGCCGCTCGGTGATGGCATCGACGAGGAAACGTGGTGGACACTGGACTTTCGAGCTGACACGACGCGGCTCAAGGAAGTCGTGCGACTCGACTCAGCCAGGTTGACAATCGATATCAAGCCTTCGCAGGCCCAGCTGAACACGGATTTTCTTGGAATCGAAGACTTTGGCAACTACTACCCGGAGGAGTTTGACGACCTGCCGGTGGATGTGGTATCGAGGGTGGAGGTGGATCTGCTCTCCAATTGGTCGGGCAGAGAGCTGATAGCCGCTATCCTCGCTCCACAGGAGAACAGAGACCCGCCGCTGACCTCCCAGGGCGGCGAACTGCTGATGCAGTACAACGACGACGCGACGATATCATACGTTCGTCTGGACCTCTACTCCCTGCAACTCTGTCCCAGCCAGTGCTTTGGCACGAGCAAGACGACGGCATCGGTATGCCAGCTTATTGTCAATGTCAACGGTGACGAATCGGATACAGACCTTTCGGACGAAGCATGTGATGTGGACCCTGGGGAAGATGGGGAGCAATGCACGCTACGGGCTGCGATTGAGAACGCGAACCAGTCCGGGATCGCGTCGTCGATCCTGTTTAGTATTCCGACGCCGCTTTCGACCGAGATTGTGCCAATCAGTCCACTGCCTGAGCTACTGGTGAGCGTTGACATCGATGCACAGACACAACAGTCCACAGCTGTCCGAATAATCGGCGCTAGCATGCAGGTTTCGGCGGACGGTCTGGTGTTCAAAGGCAATCAGTCTACCCTGAGAGGCGTGATCCTGGCCGGCTTTCCCGGGAACGGGGTGGTCGTTTCCGGTGCAGATGAGTTCACGCTCGTCTCAAGCCAGTTAGCGGAAAACGGCGGTAACGGGCTCTTCGTTCAGTCAGGCGTCAAGCACGTAATCGGTGGTGATCGTTCCGCCGACGGGAACCAGTTCCTGGAAAATGGAGGATTTGGGATCGTTATTGAGAATTCCAACACCTCGTTTCCGAACGATGTGATTCGTGCCAACATTTTGCGTCAAAACAGAGATGGTGGCCTGCTCCTCGACGATGTGACGGGAGCGTGGATAGGGGGCCCCGACCGCGACCATGAGAACCTAATCGCCTTCCACCCGGACGGGGCAGGGCTCGACATTGCCAACTCGTCGGGCGCTCTCAACACGGGATCATCCTATTCTGTTGTCGAGCGTCTTGAGTCCTCTAACAACAAGTTCGGTGTTCGACTGGTTGCTTCGAGCGGAATCCGGATCGGCACGCCCGGGACCGACTTTTCGAACCAGATAAGCGGCGATAGCGCCGGAGTGGCAATCCACGGCGGGTCCTCCAACATCATACTTGTTAAGAACAGGATACAGCTCAGTCAGGTCGGGGTGGAGATCATCGACTCCGCAAACAACCGCGTCGGGGGCCTGTCACCGGATAGCCTCAACCGCATCGGTTTGAATGACGGGGCAGGTGTTGCCGTCGTTGGCGCATCAAGCCTGGGCAATTCGATCCGCGGGAACGATCTCGAAGGCAACGGTGGCCTCGCGATTGACCTTGGTAACGACGGGCCCACCGCAAACGATATCGGTGACCTGTTCTCCGGTATCGACACGGATTCGGGTCCAAATGGGCTACTCAATTTTCCTGCAGGCGTTACGTCCAGAGACTCAGCCGGAACGATTATTGTCACCGGCATGGTAGAAACACGTGACCCCAGCTCAACAGTGGTGGACCTATACGCGACGTATGATACGCATTCGTCGGGGCGTGGCGAACCGCTTGAATACGTGACAACGGTTTCGCCGGACGCGTTTGGTATCTTCCACACGGAGCTCACACCCTCGCAGCTATCGGAGGGTCGTCTCGTTACAGCCATCGCGGTGGCATCGGATGGGTCGACGTCAGAGGTTTCGACAGTCTGTGCAGATCCCGATGGGGACGGAAGAACGGATTCCGACGGTGACGGCATCTGCGACACCTGGGAGACGGCGGGTATTGACTACGACGGTGACGCGAAGATCGACCTTGATCTTCCGGCCCTTGGCGCCTCACCGTTTCGCAAGGACCTGTTCGTCGAGTACGACTGGATGGTAGAAGCTGCCTCCATGGGAGGCGTCAGTCACAAACCAGTAGCAGGTGCGATCAGCGACGTCGTACGGGCATTCGATCGCTCGACGGAAAACATCAACCTGGTGATGATGGCATCAGAGGGAGTACCGGAAATCGATCTAATTCAGTTCAGTCAAGATCCTGTTGAGCTTTCACCTCTCGGTACATTCGACGATCTCAAGTGGGGCAACCCGATCTCTCCCTGTGGTACCGAAAAATCCGATGGCCATTTTGGTGACCCAGCCGATCGGAAACATGAAGAATGCGCAGCACGGCTTGGAGCTCGACGCCTCGTGTTTCGGTATCTCGTTTTTGGTCACAACCACGCTCATCGAGTAAAGTCCGGCGGCATCGCGGAGATTGCAGGAAATGACTTTCTCGTGACCGTTGGCGGATTCAGTCCTGCCGGCATGAGACGGCTGGCAGGGCTCGGACCGAAGGCGCCGATTCGTCAGGCTCGCCGCATCGTTGAAGCGGGAACAACAATGCATGAATTGGGGCACACCCTCAACCTGCTGCACGGTGGAGGAGACGACACAAACTGCAAGCCCAATTATGCGAGTGTGATGAACTACACGCTGCAGAATCCAGGGCTGATTCCGACTCGACCGTTGGACTATTCGATCGACAATCTGGATGCGCTGAACGAAATGTCGCTCGACGAAAATGTAGGTCTCAGTGGGTTCATTGGCCGCTACGTTGTCTATAACGAGAACACGGGTTCGGCACCGCAACAACTCCGCGTCACCCGAACCAATACTCGGCCAATCGACTGGAACGGAGACGGTGATCTGACAGGTACGAATGTCAGGACGGACCTGAACGTGGTAACGGCCATAGAGAAATGTGACGTACGAACGCTGGAATTAACGACGTTGCATGGCCACCATGACTGGCCGTCGCTTATGTACGACTTTCGCGTGACCGGGTATTTCAGAGACGGTGCCGACCGCCCGGCTGATCCCACGCGTGGAGGGGAGATGACAGAGGCCGAACAGGTGGCGGCAGCCGGATCCTTCGACTTCGACGGTGATGAGCTAGTAAACTCCGAAGACAACTGTCCCGCGGTAGCAAACGCGGATCAAGCGGATGTCGATCAAGATGGCGTCGGGGATGCATGTGAGGGTGAGATCGCGGACCTGTCAATTCAGCTCGCTGCTGAGAGGGCGTGGAATCCGGAGGAGGCCTCCTACCAAACGCGGTTCGTTTTACGACTCGAGAATCTCGGGCCGGCCACGGCAAGGAATATCGCGCTGGTCGATTCTCTCGATTCGAGGTTCAGCGTTACATCGATCATGGCGTCCAGCGGCGACTGTTCAGTTGTTTCCGGTGGCGTTAGCTGTGGTGCTGACAGCCTCGCGGTGAATGATACGCTCCGCGTCGAAATCCTTGCCGAAACCAATACCTTGGGTCCGGCCGAAAGCGTAGCTACTGTGTCGTCTCTGGAGTTGGATACAAATCCGTCCGACAACCGTGTATCGACGACCATCGCCGTCGGAACCGAGGATCAGGGTAAGTTTCCCGAGGAATTCAGTCTCGATCAGAACCACCCCAACCCGTTCAACCCGACTACGACGATTCCGTTCGACATCGCAAAACCGGGAGAAGTCGAGATCACGGTGTACGATGTGATGGGCCGCCAGGTGCTTCGTGCAGATCAGGGAACTCTTACTCCAGGTCGGTACCGTGCGGCGTTCAACCTGTCGCACCTGGCGAGCGGGGTGTACGTGTATCGGATTCACGTGAACAGTGGAAATCGAAAGCTCTTTGAGGCTGTCAACAAATTCGTGCTGGTGAAGTGA